One genomic region from Ralstonia pickettii DTP0602 encodes:
- a CDS encoding multidrug MFS transporter (K01991: ABC-2.OM, wza; polysaccharide export outer membrane protein) yields MSALSTEETAMRSDRTRAASGPEAAAPQDKHGARAARSLGVAAATLLLAACAASPGMYFEPSGKVSAVGDDAIATTTPITLDLVRKLKAKPKVDNLGVDELYAKPQPYRIGPGDIISVVVWDHPELVFPTQTYSVGATYEIPQSTGGSNVPGYVVSASGDIQFPYAGVMKVAGSTANEVRDRMAKVLSRVVRDPQMTVRVLGFRSQRVYVDGEVKTPGMQAIDDAPMTLVEALNRAGGVLNTTGDNSRVRVTRGERSWHVNMPALLAKGVDPSRILLRSGDIVRVEQREDNKIFVTGEVVRPTSLLMRNGRMTLNEALGDAGGVNPNSANAEQIFVIRKQPDGEPKVFHLDGNSPVALAIAEGFELEPKDVVYVDARNLVRWSRVMSLLLPITQPAISAGTGFR; encoded by the coding sequence ATGTCGGCGTTGTCGACCGAGGAGACAGCCATGAGATCAGACCGGACAAGGGCCGCAAGCGGTCCGGAGGCAGCAGCACCGCAAGACAAGCACGGCGCCCGCGCGGCACGATCGCTCGGGGTGGCCGCCGCCACCCTGCTGCTTGCCGCCTGCGCCGCATCCCCCGGCATGTATTTCGAACCCAGCGGCAAGGTCAGCGCGGTGGGCGACGACGCGATCGCCACCACCACGCCGATCACGCTCGACCTGGTGCGCAAGCTGAAGGCCAAGCCAAAGGTGGATAACCTGGGCGTGGACGAACTGTACGCCAAGCCCCAGCCCTATCGCATCGGTCCGGGCGACATCATTTCGGTGGTGGTCTGGGACCACCCTGAGCTGGTGTTCCCCACGCAGACCTACAGCGTGGGCGCCACCTACGAGATCCCGCAGTCCACCGGCGGTTCCAACGTGCCGGGCTACGTGGTGAGCGCCTCGGGCGACATCCAGTTCCCGTATGCGGGCGTGATGAAGGTAGCGGGGAGCACCGCCAATGAAGTGCGCGACCGCATGGCCAAGGTGCTGTCGCGCGTGGTGCGCGATCCGCAGATGACGGTGCGCGTGCTGGGCTTCCGCAGCCAGCGCGTCTACGTCGACGGCGAAGTGAAGACGCCCGGCATGCAGGCCATCGACGATGCGCCGATGACGCTGGTCGAGGCGCTGAACCGCGCCGGCGGCGTGCTCAACACCACCGGCGACAACAGCCGCGTGCGCGTCACCCGCGGCGAGCGCTCCTGGCACGTGAACATGCCCGCGCTGCTGGCCAAGGGGGTCGATCCGTCACGCATCCTGCTGCGCTCGGGCGACATCGTGCGCGTCGAGCAGCGCGAGGACAACAAGATCTTCGTCACCGGCGAAGTGGTCAGGCCGACGTCGCTGCTGATGCGCAACGGCCGCATGACGCTGAACGAGGCGCTGGGCGATGCCGGCGGCGTGAACCCGAACTCGGCCAACGCCGAGCAGATCTTCGTGATCCGCAAGCAGCCCGACGGCGAGCCCAAGGTGTTCCACCTGGACGGCAATTCGCCGGTGGCGCTGGCGATCGCCGAAGGCTTCGAGCTCGAGCCCAAGGACGTGGTCTATGTCGATGCGCGCAACCTGGTGCGCTGGAGCCGGGTCATGAGCCTGCTGTTGCCGATCACGCAGCCC
- a CDS encoding hypothetical protein (K14849: RRP1; ribosomal RNA-processing protein 1), translating into MDEGLLAECCEALWHGPMTRPHDPARAADATPQTCGAVHARQQGRELQGAVMGLPVVATDINGCNEVIEPEPALWFAWWLE; encoded by the coding sequence ATGGATGAGGGCCTTCTGGCCGAGTGCTGCGAGGCCCTATGGCACGGCCCCATGACGCGGCCACACGACCCTGCCCGCGCTGCCGACGCTACGCCGCAAACATGCGGGGCTGTGCACGCACGCCAACAGGGACGCGAGTTGCAGGGCGCCGTGATGGGGCTGCCGGTGGTCGCCACCGACATCAATGGCTGCAATGAGGTCATCGAACCGGAGCCAGCACTCTGGTTTGCATGGTGGCTCGAGTGA
- a CDS encoding hypothetical protein (K00680: E2.3.1.-; [EC:2.3.1.-]), with product MPLLHPEPVSSVVIAGAGGFALEIFDYLYEESLAGGPAVAGFIDDAPGKVPDGVPLPHLSSVADFRAAPGQVVVVAIGMVRARRAVSMRLAGNGVALPAYVHGAAIVSRHARLGTGVLVCPLGIINRNAMMEDGTLAGVHCSVGHGARVGAYSILSPFAALNGDASVGEGCFLGTRATIYPRIHIGRECVVDSHCGVRANAPERQMISSRGTYQVNPLRLPA from the coding sequence ATGCCGTTGCTGCATCCCGAACCCGTTTCTTCCGTCGTCATCGCCGGCGCCGGCGGCTTTGCGCTGGAGATCTTCGACTACCTGTACGAGGAGTCCCTGGCCGGCGGCCCCGCGGTGGCCGGCTTTATCGACGACGCCCCCGGCAAGGTGCCCGACGGCGTGCCGCTGCCGCACCTGTCGAGCGTGGCGGACTTTCGCGCGGCGCCCGGGCAGGTGGTGGTGGTGGCGATCGGCATGGTGCGCGCGCGGCGAGCGGTGAGCATGCGGCTGGCGGGCAACGGCGTGGCGCTGCCCGCGTATGTGCACGGCGCGGCCATCGTGTCGCGCCACGCGCGGCTGGGCACGGGCGTGCTGGTGTGCCCGCTCGGCATCATCAACCGCAACGCGATGATGGAAGACGGCACGCTTGCCGGCGTGCACTGCAGCGTCGGCCATGGCGCACGCGTGGGGGCGTACTCGATTCTTTCTCCGTTCGCGGCGCTCAACGGCGATGCTTCGGTCGGCGAGGGGTGCTTCCTCGGCACGCGCGCCACCATCTATCCGCGCATCCACATTGGCCGCGAGTGCGTGGTCGATTCGCATTGCGGCGTGCGCGCCAACGCACCGGAGCGGCAGATGATTTCCTCGCGCGGCACCTACCAGGTCAATCCGCTGCGCCTGCCCGCCTAG
- the fabG gene encoding 3-ketoacyl-ACP reductase (Catalyzes the first of the two reduction steps in the elongation cycle of fatty acid synthesis~K00059: fabG; 3-oxoacyl-[acyl-carrier protein] reductase [EC:1.1.1.100]): MLLEDKIALVTGATRGIGLATARLFAAEGAHVFLSGRSEERVAQRRAELLDAMPGAKVTPLVLDVSQPESVRNAFQSVFRQVKRLDVLVANAGVLEDALIGMVTERQMRHVFDTNTFGVLHCAQYASRLMARGQGGSIVNLASIMGTNGNAGEAVYAASKAAVIGITKSLAKELAPQNIRVNAIAPGVIDTDMARSVGPECFARAVASVKMGRVGQPLDVARVAAFLASDLSAYVTGQTIGVDGGMLV; encoded by the coding sequence GTGCTGCTCGAAGACAAGATCGCACTGGTCACCGGCGCCACCCGCGGCATCGGCCTGGCCACCGCGAGGCTGTTCGCCGCCGAAGGCGCGCACGTATTCCTGTCGGGCCGCTCCGAGGAGCGCGTGGCGCAGCGCCGCGCGGAGCTGCTCGACGCCATGCCGGGCGCGAAGGTGACGCCGCTGGTGCTGGACGTCAGCCAGCCCGAGAGCGTGCGCAACGCGTTCCAGTCCGTGTTCCGGCAGGTCAAGCGCCTGGATGTGCTTGTGGCCAACGCCGGCGTGCTGGAGGACGCGCTGATCGGCATGGTGACCGAGCGCCAGATGCGCCATGTCTTCGACACCAATACCTTTGGCGTGCTGCATTGCGCGCAGTACGCCAGCCGCCTGATGGCGCGTGGCCAGGGTGGCAGCATCGTCAACCTGGCCTCGATCATGGGCACCAACGGCAATGCCGGCGAGGCGGTCTACGCCGCCAGCAAGGCCGCGGTGATCGGCATCACCAAGTCGCTGGCCAAGGAGCTGGCGCCGCAGAATATCCGCGTCAACGCGATCGCGCCCGGAGTGATAGACACCGACATGGCGCGTTCGGTCGGGCCCGAGTGCTTTGCGCGGGCCGTGGCCTCGGTCAAGATGGGCCGCGTGGGGCAGCCGCTGGACGTGGCGCGGGTCGCGGCGTTTCTCGCCTCGGACCTGTCGGCCTACGTCACCGGCCAGACCATCGGCGTGGATGGGGGGATGCTGGTTTGA
- a CDS encoding membrane protein, producing the protein MSTPLFPLSQWLVSLPRRRKVALMVLADLVALPLCFTLALFLRSGNFDLVTHYGVTPAAVIAICTIPVFSFSGLYRTVVRYFDLKVLWITGTSLACLIGLTYGLSFLVNLDRLPRTGVLIYWFIAFAYVVVSRFVARALLNRTQQRRLPADSRPALRVAIFGAGDAGFQLAIAMRASLNHKAVCFFDDDITLDKKIFADLPVYHSDQMREQIYQHGINEVVLAMPTLSVERRRIIVDKLHRYAVSVRTLPTLLELVDRKITMQSIRDIKIEDLLGRDIVPPREELFAKCTHRKVVLVTGAGGSIGSELCRQIATCDPARLILFDHSEFALYVVEQELRRGFPGLDLQARIGSVCDAEAVAAAMRGQQVDTIYHAAAYKHVPLVEGNMSEGIRNNVLGTVNIANMADHFGVRTCVLISTDKAVRPTNVMGASKRIAELVFQAAAARSGTRTTFAMVRFGNVLGSSGSVVPLFRRQIRAGGPITITHPDVIRFFMLIPEAAQLVIQAGAMARGGEVFVLDMGKPVRIVDLARSMIEMSGLVERTRKNPAGDIEIKVVGLRPGEKLYEELLIGGDVTPSEHERIMCSHEPFLEQTELEQRLARLFAACETRDEVSIQTLVQAVVPEYAPYTSLDNRPAAPARAQPASQQPAAQPESVPPEGARQPLQAAIRKIAGAPLFPPETDTQLEPASAAAPGNSP; encoded by the coding sequence ATGAGCACCCCGCTGTTCCCGCTGTCGCAATGGCTGGTGTCGCTGCCGCGCCGGCGCAAGGTGGCGCTGATGGTGCTGGCCGACCTGGTGGCGCTGCCGCTGTGCTTCACGCTGGCGCTGTTTCTGCGCTCCGGCAACTTCGACCTGGTCACGCACTACGGCGTGACGCCCGCGGCGGTGATCGCGATCTGCACGATCCCGGTGTTCTCCTTCAGCGGGCTGTACCGCACCGTGGTGCGCTACTTCGACCTGAAGGTACTGTGGATCACAGGCACCAGCCTGGCCTGCCTGATCGGGCTGACCTACGGGCTGTCGTTCCTGGTCAACCTGGACCGGTTGCCGCGCACGGGCGTGCTGATCTACTGGTTTATCGCCTTCGCCTACGTGGTGGTGTCGCGCTTCGTGGCGCGCGCGCTGCTCAACCGCACGCAACAGCGGCGGCTGCCCGCGGACAGCCGCCCGGCGCTGCGCGTGGCGATCTTCGGCGCGGGCGATGCGGGCTTCCAGCTGGCCATCGCCATGCGGGCCAGCCTGAATCACAAGGCGGTGTGCTTCTTCGATGACGACATCACGCTCGACAAGAAGATCTTTGCCGACCTGCCGGTCTACCACAGCGACCAGATGCGCGAGCAGATCTACCAGCATGGCATCAACGAGGTGGTGCTGGCGATGCCCACGTTGTCGGTCGAGCGCCGGCGCATCATCGTCGACAAGCTGCACCGCTACGCGGTCAGCGTGCGCACGCTGCCGACGCTGCTGGAACTGGTGGACCGCAAGATCACCATGCAGTCGATCCGCGACATCAAGATCGAAGACCTGCTCGGGCGCGATATCGTGCCGCCGCGCGAGGAGCTGTTCGCCAAATGCACGCACCGCAAGGTGGTGCTGGTGACCGGCGCCGGCGGCTCGATCGGCAGCGAGCTGTGCCGTCAGATCGCAACGTGCGACCCGGCCCGCCTGATCCTGTTCGATCACTCCGAGTTTGCGCTCTACGTCGTGGAACAGGAACTGCGCCGCGGTTTCCCCGGGCTGGACCTGCAGGCGCGCATCGGCTCGGTGTGCGATGCGGAGGCCGTGGCCGCAGCCATGCGCGGGCAGCAGGTCGACACCATCTATCACGCGGCCGCCTACAAGCATGTGCCGCTGGTGGAAGGCAATATGTCCGAGGGCATCCGCAACAACGTGCTGGGCACGGTCAATATCGCCAACATGGCGGACCACTTCGGCGTGCGCACCTGCGTGCTGATCTCCACCGACAAGGCGGTGCGGCCCACCAACGTGATGGGCGCCAGCAAGCGCATCGCCGAGCTGGTGTTCCAGGCCGCCGCGGCGCGGTCCGGCACGCGCACCACCTTTGCCATGGTGCGCTTCGGCAACGTGCTGGGCTCGTCGGGATCGGTGGTGCCGTTGTTCCGCCGGCAGATCCGCGCGGGCGGCCCGATCACCATCACGCATCCGGACGTGATCCGCTTCTTCATGCTGATCCCCGAGGCGGCGCAGCTGGTGATCCAGGCCGGCGCGATGGCGCGCGGCGGCGAGGTGTTCGTGCTCGACATGGGCAAGCCGGTACGCATCGTCGACCTGGCGCGCTCCATGATCGAGATGTCGGGGCTGGTGGAGCGCACCCGCAAGAATCCCGCGGGCGATATCGAGATCAAGGTGGTGGGGCTGCGCCCCGGCGAGAAGCTGTACGAGGAGCTGCTGATCGGGGGCGACGTCACCCCCAGCGAGCATGAACGCATCATGTGTTCGCACGAGCCCTTCCTGGAGCAGACCGAGCTGGAACAGCGCCTGGCGCGCCTGTTTGCCGCGTGCGAGACGCGCGACGAGGTCAGCATCCAGACGCTGGTGCAGGCGGTCGTGCCGGAGTACGCGCCCTACACGTCGCTGGACAACCGCCCCGCCGCGCCCGCACGGGCGCAACCGGCAAGCCAGCAGCCCGCTGCGCAGCCCGAGAGCGTGCCGCCCGAAGGCGCGCGCCAGCCGCTGCAGGCCGCCATCCGCAAGATTGCTGGCGCGCCGCTGTTCCCGCCCGAAACCGACACCCAGCTGGAGCCGGCCAGCGCTGCGGCGCCCGGCAATTCGCCATGA